In Carya illinoinensis cultivar Pawnee chromosome 6, C.illinoinensisPawnee_v1, whole genome shotgun sequence, a single genomic region encodes these proteins:
- the LOC122313920 gene encoding uncharacterized protein LOC122313920 isoform X2, protein MGGKLLCDSTTVAETFQTSSPTVPWRDPQSAAAARDAIEAVDLVDQTTTTAWDDVHGLEEQQRRHLQRLHSKGILWKHPADDSASSVSVVFRLSHGGEVSADGNCLFTASQKAMGGSGTARVFDARELRRRTVRRFLEDFGSVGAEEREAIEEAIKHMYAPDLKNGWGIHVVQELKLLAKKSDRLALDSAIDELLQLGVQREMAAESIYKERCIPVNDGPSWAKYMSISGSSDDEYDIITLQYTEEGLLSVDENREGHAAAFGDDVAIGCLATEFKREIYVLVLLKSLLKCLTEGMK, encoded by the exons ATGGGGGGAAAACTGCTGTGTGATTCGACGACCGTTGCGGAGACATTTCAAACCTCTTCACCGACCGTTCCTTGGAGGGACCCTCAGTCAGCGGCAGCTGCTCGAGATGCAATTGAGGCCGTAGATCTCGTTGACCAAACCACCACCACCGCTTGGGATGACGTTCATGGGCTGGAGGAACAGCAGAGGCGCCACCTACAACGGCTGCACTCGAAGGGGATCCTTTGGAAGCACCCAGCTGATGACTCGGCGTCCTCGGTTTCCGTGGTCTTCCGGCTTTCGCACGGCGGGGAGGTCTCGGCCGACGGTAACTGTCTTTTCACGGCGTCGCAGAAGGCCATGGGCGGGTCAGGAACTGCGCGTGTGTTCGACGCGCGGGAGCTGCGGAGGAGGACGGTTAGGCGTTTCCTGGAGGACTTTGGATCGGTGGGAGCGGAGGAGAGAGAGGCCATCGAAGAGGCGATCAAGCACATGTACGCGCCCGATCTGAAGAACGGGTGGGGGATCCACGTGGTGCAGGAGCTTAAGTTATTGGCCAAGAAATCGGATCGCCTGGCTTTGGATTCGGCCATCGACGAGCTCCTTCAGCTCGGCGTGCAAAG AGAAATGGCGGCGGAGTCTATTTACAAAGAGAGATGTATTCCGGTGAATGATGGTCCGAGTTGGGCCAAATACATGTCGATCTCTGGTTCATCTGATGATGAATATGATATCATCACATTGCAGTATACTGAGGAGGGTTTATTATCTGTAGATGAGAATAGGGAAGGTCATGCTGCAGCTTTTGGAGATGATGTAGCGATAGGGTGCCTTGCAACGGAGTTCAAGCGGGAGATATATGTG
- the LOC122313920 gene encoding uncharacterized protein LOC122313920 isoform X3: protein MGGKLLCDSTTVAETFQTSSPTVPWRDPQSAAAARDAIEAVDLVDQTTTTAWDDVHGLEEQQRRHLQRLHSKGILWKHPADDSASSVSVVFRLSHGGEVSADGNCLFTASQKAMGGSGTARVFDARELRRRTVRRFLEDFGSVGAEEREAIEEAIKHMYAPDLKNGWGIHVVQELKLLAKKSDRLALDSAIDELLQLGVQREMAAESIYKERCIPVNDGPSWAKYMSISGSSDDEYDIITLQYTEEGLLSVDENREGHAAAFGDDVAIGCLATEFKREIYVVGVVLELITMSP from the exons ATGGGGGGAAAACTGCTGTGTGATTCGACGACCGTTGCGGAGACATTTCAAACCTCTTCACCGACCGTTCCTTGGAGGGACCCTCAGTCAGCGGCAGCTGCTCGAGATGCAATTGAGGCCGTAGATCTCGTTGACCAAACCACCACCACCGCTTGGGATGACGTTCATGGGCTGGAGGAACAGCAGAGGCGCCACCTACAACGGCTGCACTCGAAGGGGATCCTTTGGAAGCACCCAGCTGATGACTCGGCGTCCTCGGTTTCCGTGGTCTTCCGGCTTTCGCACGGCGGGGAGGTCTCGGCCGACGGTAACTGTCTTTTCACGGCGTCGCAGAAGGCCATGGGCGGGTCAGGAACTGCGCGTGTGTTCGACGCGCGGGAGCTGCGGAGGAGGACGGTTAGGCGTTTCCTGGAGGACTTTGGATCGGTGGGAGCGGAGGAGAGAGAGGCCATCGAAGAGGCGATCAAGCACATGTACGCGCCCGATCTGAAGAACGGGTGGGGGATCCACGTGGTGCAGGAGCTTAAGTTATTGGCCAAGAAATCGGATCGCCTGGCTTTGGATTCGGCCATCGACGAGCTCCTTCAGCTCGGCGTGCAAAG AGAAATGGCGGCGGAGTCTATTTACAAAGAGAGATGTATTCCGGTGAATGATGGTCCGAGTTGGGCCAAATACATGTCGATCTCTGGTTCATCTGATGATGAATATGATATCATCACATTGCAGTATACTGAGGAGGGTTTATTATCTGTAGATGAGAATAGGGAAGGTCATGCTGCAGCTTTTGGAGATGATGTAGCGATAGGGTGCCTTGCAACGGAGTTCAAGCGGGAGATATATGTG